The following are encoded in a window of Panicum virgatum strain AP13 chromosome 5N, P.virgatum_v5, whole genome shotgun sequence genomic DNA:
- the LOC120673354 gene encoding G-protein coupled receptor 1-like — translation MAPAVAAAASAAVSQALRDRQILDAVGTGAAALSLVGSSFIVLCYLLFRELRKFSFKLVFYLAVSDIFCSLFTILGGPSNAFYCFAHDYSAHFFCVASFLWTTTIAFTLHRTVVKHKTDVEEFGSIFHLYVWGTSLATTVLRSIGSDYGRPGSWCWIQQGSMAKVLHLITFYLPLWGAILYNGFTYYEVNRMLNNATRMAAGISDRSNQSDIKADRKAFNRWGYYPLILIGSWAFATINRLYDFTNPGHKIFWLSFLDVGFAGLMGLFNSIAYGLNSSVRRAISERIDMFLPERIKRSLPTLSRLRSQQENELTSLIVEGN, via the exons atggCCCCGGCCGTGGCAGCCgctgcgtcggcggcggtgagccaGGCCCTGCGGGACCGCCAGATCCTCGACGCCGTGGGAACCGGGGCCGCGGCGCTCTCGCTGGTGGGCTCCTCCTTCATCGTGCTCTGCTACCTTCTCTTCCGCGAGCTCCGCAAGTTCTCCTTCAAGCTCGTCTTCTACCTCGCCGTCTCG GATATATTTTGCAGCTTATTCACTATACTGGG GGGCCCATCAAATGCATTTTACTGCTTTGCACACGACTACAGTGCTCATTTCTTCTGTGTGGCTTCTTTTCTATGGACAACCACTATAGCATTCACTCTGCACCGCACGGTTGTCAAACACAAAACTGATGTTGAAGAATTTGGATCTATTTTCCACTTATATGTCTGGG GAACTTCACTAGCTACCACTGTATTACGTTCGATAGGAAGTGACTATGGAAGGCCAGGTTCCTGGTGCTGGATCCAGCAAGGAAGCATGGCAAAG GTTCTGCACTTGATAACTTTTTATCTTCCACTTTGGGGTGCCATTCTGTACAATGGGTTCACATACTATGAAGTAAATCGCATGCTGAACAATGCAACACGG ATGGCTGCTGGCATAAGTGATCGATCAAATCAATCTGACATTAAGGCAGACAGAAAG GCATTTAATCGATGGGGTTATTACCCTCTAATTTTGATTGGTTCATGGGCTTTTGCAACTATCAATCGTCTTTACGACTTTACTAATCCAGGACACAAGATATTTTGGCTGTCCTTTCTTGATGTTGGGTTTGCTGGACTTATG GGCCTTTTCAATTCCATTGCTTACGGGCTCAACTCTTCTGTACGCCGAGCTATTTCAGAAAGAATCGACAT GTTCCTACCTGAGAGAATTAAAAGGAGCCTCCCTACATTGTCAAGATTGAGAAGTCAACAGGAAAATGAACTGACTTCTCTCATCGTCGAGGGAAACTGA